A single region of the Streptomyces sp. NBC_00236 genome encodes:
- a CDS encoding pyridoxal-phosphate-dependent aminotransferase family protein translates to MTHPFLDLTPLTAAHFAAIERRVAGLLATEQDVVIMQGEALLPLEGCIRGGARPGSTALNVVTGPYGQTFGNWLRDCGAEVIDLEVPFHTAVTAGQVADALAAHPEIDFVSLVHAEAATGNTNPVAEIGEVVRAHGALFMLDAVASVGAEPLLPDAWGVDLCVIGAQKAMGGPAGVSAVSVSARAWERIAANAQAPRRSYLSLLDWKERWIDGGRRALLHAPAQLEMLALEACVERIEAEGLDALMARHAAAAAATRAGAVALGGGLTPYVHEARDAAPVATTLRTPDGVDAAELVAQARAADPSLPLIAGGGALAKEMIRVNHYGVDATRGAVLSSLAALGAALADTGRQVDLEAARKAVSETWTAA, encoded by the coding sequence GTGACGCACCCCTTCCTCGACCTGACCCCGCTCACCGCCGCGCATTTCGCGGCGATCGAGCGGCGCGTGGCCGGTCTCCTCGCCACCGAGCAGGACGTCGTCATCATGCAGGGCGAGGCGCTCCTCCCCCTCGAAGGCTGCATCAGGGGCGGTGCCCGGCCCGGATCGACGGCGCTGAACGTCGTCACGGGCCCGTACGGGCAGACGTTCGGCAACTGGCTGCGCGACTGCGGTGCCGAGGTCATCGATCTGGAGGTGCCCTTCCACACGGCCGTCACCGCCGGTCAGGTCGCGGACGCGCTGGCCGCGCACCCCGAGATCGACTTCGTGTCCCTGGTGCACGCGGAGGCGGCGACCGGCAACACCAACCCGGTCGCGGAGATCGGTGAGGTGGTCCGGGCGCACGGGGCGCTGTTCATGCTGGACGCGGTCGCCTCGGTGGGCGCCGAGCCGCTGCTGCCGGACGCCTGGGGCGTGGACCTGTGTGTGATCGGGGCGCAGAAGGCGATGGGCGGTCCGGCCGGGGTGTCCGCGGTGTCGGTGAGCGCACGCGCCTGGGAGCGGATCGCCGCCAACGCGCAGGCCCCACGCCGCTCCTACCTCTCCCTGCTGGACTGGAAGGAGCGCTGGATCGACGGCGGCCGCCGGGCGCTGCTGCACGCCCCGGCCCAGCTGGAGATGCTGGCCCTGGAGGCCTGCGTGGAGCGGATCGAGGCGGAGGGACTGGACGCGCTGATGGCCCGCCACGCCGCCGCGGCCGCGGCGACCCGGGCCGGCGCGGTGGCGCTCGGCGGCGGCCTCACGCCGTACGTGCACGAGGCGCGGGATGCCGCTCCGGTGGCGACCACACTGCGGACGCCGGACGGCGTGGACGCCGCGGAACTGGTCGCGCAGGCACGGGCGGCCGACCCGTCGCTGCCGCTGATCGCGGGGGGCGGGGCGCTGGCCAAGGAGATGATCCGGGTCAATCACTACGGTGTGGATGCGACGCGGGGCGCGGTGCTCTCCTCGCTCGCGGCTCTGGGGGCGGCGCTGGCCGATACCGGCCGGCAGGTCGATCTGGAAGCTGCCCGGAAGGCCGTTTCGGAAACCTGGACCGCCGCATAA
- the ectA gene encoding diaminobutyrate acetyltransferase, whose translation MTAAPADFARARSEFITIDTPRVEDGAAIWRIARDSEVLDLNSSYSYLLWCRDFAATSVVARDETGSPVAFVTGYIRPDRPETLVVWQVAVDHGHRGTGLAAKLLDDLTARVAAEQGLASVETTITPDNKASDRLFTSYAQRHDVALEREVLFDGGLFPEGTHLPEVLYSIGPFHA comes from the coding sequence ATGACCGCCGCACCAGCAGATTTTGCACGTGCCCGAAGCGAATTCATCACCATCGACACCCCACGAGTGGAGGACGGAGCCGCGATCTGGCGTATCGCCCGCGATTCCGAGGTCCTGGACCTCAACTCCTCGTACAGCTACCTGCTGTGGTGCCGTGACTTCGCGGCGACCTCCGTGGTCGCCCGCGACGAGACCGGCTCCCCGGTCGCCTTCGTGACGGGGTACATCAGGCCCGACCGCCCCGAGACGCTCGTCGTCTGGCAGGTGGCCGTCGACCACGGCCACCGAGGTACCGGACTGGCCGCGAAGCTGCTGGACGACCTGACCGCACGCGTCGCCGCGGAGCAGGGCCTCGCCTCGGTCGAGACGACCATCACCCCGGACAACAAGGCATCGGACCGCCTGTTCACCTCCTACGCACAGCGCCACGACGTGGCACTGGAACGCGAGGTGCTCTTCGACGGCGGCCTGTTCCCCGAGGGCACCCACCTGCCGGAAGTGCTCTACAGCATCGGCCCGTTCCACGCCTGA